In Chitinophagaceae bacterium, the genomic window AGAGTTTACAATTATTTTACCCAATACCTGAGTTTTGGTAAAAAATTTATTCTCAAAGCAGGAGAATCGATATTTTTTTGTAATTCTACCAAAACTTAGTTAAATTGAGTAGCAAAAAATTTTTTAGTAAAGAATTTTATTATTTAATATAAAGTTTTTAGTATTGGTACTATAGTTTTTTGATTCAACCCTTACCCTTTTAAATCCTGGAAATAACTTATTAAAAACCACTTTCGCTTTTAGATTGTTCAAGCAGGGTTTGAAAAATATGGATGAAGTATTTTTCAAAATTCAAAACAACTAAATTTTTCTTAATGACAACAAAAGACAATCACACCGACAGCCTCGGCGCTGTGCGGGAAGCTATTTTTGAAAAAAACCAACTCTTCGCCGCTGCTATGGCCAAAGGCGATGCAGCAGGTGTTGCAGCCTGCTATACCATAGATGCCGAATTTATGGCAGGTGGCGCCCCTTCTGTACAAGGCAGGGCAAATATACAGGCGGCCATTGCAGGTTACATCAGCCAGGGTTTTACAGAGTATGCCGTTACTGCAACTATTGT contains:
- a CDS encoding DUF4440 domain-containing protein, which encodes MTTKDNHTDSLGAVREAIFEKNQLFAAAMAKGDAAGVAACYTIDAEFMAGGAPSVQGRANIQAAIAGYISQGFTEYAVTATIVYADSGIVGVQEAYTLSQKGGANKDIGKSIQLWKKEEGSWKIFRDCFNSDLTV